The following coding sequences lie in one Ostrea edulis chromosome 8, xbOstEdul1.1, whole genome shotgun sequence genomic window:
- the LOC130049760 gene encoding multiple epidermal growth factor-like domains protein 10 has product MCNAEVNIKTVQMMSFTWLLCFGVIVLKTEGLENLAHLPSYKGTPSQSSTYADEPWTADKAVDNRLEFNKDESTCSLTQNYKSQEAWWKLPLLIDSNVAYLEIQFRQGSVHSQTGFSVYVFNDTSYTPPSIDGLLFSHDPATCPNQLMNVTVNRVTRGIALYNSRKSPLQTSCTNYNREHATIEICEVRVMGCQAKHYGPNCTFCDRKCLDNQCDAFDGSCIYGCINPTMKPPHCNVPECLDGYFGTPCRKCGNCLNQAQCDKNTGECQRCKQHWELPHCSVCKDGFYGLVCAETCGHCKTGTFCNSMTGECLNGCQDHWNGSKCDVCEDGFYDLNCSQSCGHCKAGTICDKVKGECPRGCQGHWSRPKCDVCKGGFYEWNCSKPCGHCKTGTFCNSMTGACPNGCQDHWSGSKCNVKT; this is encoded by the exons AAAATCTTGCCCACTTACCGTCATACAAGGGCACCCCATCACAAAGCTCAACATATGCTGATGAACCCTGGACTGCAGATAAAGCGGTGGACAACCGTCTGGAGTTTAACAAAGATGAAAGTACGTGTAGTTTGACACAGAATTATAAGTCTCAGGAAGCATGGTGGAAATTACCTTTACTGATCGATTCCAACGTGGCGTACTTGGAGATTCAGTTTAGACAAGGAA GTGTTCACAGTCAAACCGGGTTTTCTGTGTATGTATTCAATGACACGTCGTACACTCCACCTTCTATTGATGGACTTCTATTTTCACACGATCCAGCGACATGTCCTAATCAGCTGATGAATGTTACCGTCAATAGAGTAACAAGAGGCATAGCTCTATACAACTCTAGAAAATCCCCTCTACAGACCAGCTGTACGAATTATAACAGAGAGCATGCGACCATTGAAATTTGTGAAGTCCGTGTTATGG GATGTCAAGCTAAACACTACGGACCAAACTGCACCTTCTGTGATCGGAAATGTTTAGATAACCAATGTGACGCTTTTGATGGTTCATGCATTTATGGTTGTATAAATCCGACCATGAAACCACCACATTGCAACG TTCCAGAATGCCTAGATGGTTATTTCGGCACACCGTGTAGGAAATGTGGTAACTGCTTAAACCAAGCACAATGTGACAAGAACACTGGGGAATGTCAGAGATGTAAACAACACTGGGAATTACCACACTGTTCTG TGTGTAAAGATGGGTTTTACGGTCTGGTTTGTGCTGAAACATGCGGACACTGTAAGACGGGAACATTCTGTAACAGTATGACAGGGGAATGTCTAAATGGATGCCAGGATCACTGGAACGGATCTAAATGCGACG TGTGTGAAGACGGATTCTACGACTTGAATTGTTCCCAATCATGCGGACATTGTAAGGCAGGAACGATATGTGATAAAGTGAAAGGGGAGTGCCCAAGAggatgtcaaggtcactggagtagACCTAAATGTGACG TGTGTAAAGGCGGGTTCTACGAGTGGAATTGTTCCAAACCATGTGGGCACTGTAAGACGGGGACATTCTGTAACAGTATGACAGGGGCGTGTCCAAACGGATGTCAAGATCACTGGAGCGGATCTAAATGTAACG TGAAAACGTAA